Proteins from a genomic interval of Rosa chinensis cultivar Old Blush chromosome 2, RchiOBHm-V2, whole genome shotgun sequence:
- the LOC112185354 gene encoding (R)-mandelonitrile beta-glucosyltransferase isoform X3, whose product MKYCLAPFRDLLVKLNNSNTNPPVTCIVSDGFMSLFTITAAEEIGAPIVVFNTIAASSYMGFKQFRTLVQKGLAPLKDESCLTNGFLDKVIDWIPGMKDIRLKDLPSFFRTTDPNDTMFNFIMEATDKVHKADAFVFLTFDALEQDVLDAMSSMFDQSLVYAIGPLELLLSQIPDGPLKQIGYSPWKEDIECLEWLENKAPNSVVFVNFGSIAVLTPKQLVEFGWGLANSKFHFFWVIRPDLVIGESAILPPELVAETKERGLISSWCPQEQVLNHPSVGGFLTHCGWNSTIESLTAGVPMLCWPFFADQQTNCFYTCSKWGIGMEISNDVNRDEVEKLVRELMEGEDGEKMKTKIMEWKQLAEEATAPDGSSFTNLDNLVNQILLWKR is encoded by the exons ATGAAATATTGCTTGGCTCCTTTTCGTGACCTCCTCGTAAAACTCAACAATTCTAATACTAATCCTCCAGTGACTTGCATTGTTTCAGATGGTTTCATGTCATTGTTTACCATTACAGCCGCTGAAGAAATTGGAGCCCCCATTGTAGTCTTCAATACTATTGCTGCATCCTCTTACATGGGGTTCAAACAATTTCGGACTTTGGTCCAAAAAGGGCTTGCACCATTAAAAG ATGAGAGCTGTCTCACAAATGGTTTCCTGGACAAAGTAATAGATTGGATTCCCGGAATGAAAGATATTCGTTTAAAAGatctcccttccttttttcGAACTACAGATCCAAATGACACGATGTTTAACTTCATCATGGAAGCAACGGACAAAGTTCATAAAGCTGATGCATTCGTATTTCTTACATTTGATGCGTTAGAACAAGATGTTTTGGACGCTATGTCATCTATGTTTGATCAGTCACTTGTTTATGCAATTGGCCCTCTCGAATTACTTCTCAGTCAGATTCCGGATGGCCCTTTGAAGCAAATCGGATACAGCCCGTGGAAAGAAGACATTGAGTGCTTAGAATGGCTGGAGAACAAGGCGCCAAATTCTGTTGTCTTTGTGAATTTTGGAAGCATAGCAGTCTTGACACCAAAACAGCTTGTAGAGTTTGGTTGGGGACTTGCAAATTCCAAGTTTCATTTCTTCTGGGTAATTAGGCCTGATCTTGTTATTGGTGAATCAGCTATTCTGCCGCCTGAGTTGGTAGCTGAAACTAAGGAAAGAGGCCTAATATCAAGTTGGTGCCCACAGGAGCAAGTCCTTAACCATCCATCAGTTGGTGGATTTTTAACACACTGCGGCTGGAATTCGACCATTGAGAGTCTGACGGCTGGAGTGCCTATGCTCTGTTGGCCATTCTTTGCTGACCAGCAAACAAACTGTTTCTATACTTGTAGCAAATGGGGCATTGGAATGGAGATTAGCAATGATGTCAACAGAGACGAAGTAGAGAAGCTTGTTAGAGAGTTAATGGAAGGAGAGGACGGtgagaaaatgaaaactaagatCATGGAGTGGAAGCAACTTGCGGAAGAAGCCACAGCTCCAGATGGTTCTTcattcacaaacctggacaatTTGGTGAATCAAATTCTGTTATGGAAAAGATGA
- the LOC112185354 gene encoding 7-deoxyloganetin glucosyltransferase isoform X1, with product MASTKPHVVCIPGPPQSHVKGVLKFAKLLHHRGCYITFVNTEFNHNFFLKSLGPDSLDGVTDFQFETIPNGLPDSDADDTQDINYLLCETRMKYCLAPFRDLLVKLNNSNTNPPVTCIVSDGFMSLFTITAAEEIGAPIVVFNTIAASSYMGFKQFRTLVQKGLAPLKDESCLTNGFLDKVIDWIPGMKDIRLKDLPSFFRTTDPNDTMFNFIMEATDKVHKADAFVFLTFDALEQDVLDAMSSMFDQSLVYAIGPLELLLSQIPDGPLKQIGYSPWKEDIECLEWLENKAPNSVVFVNFGSIAVLTPKQLVEFGWGLANSKFHFFWVIRPDLVIGESAILPPELVAETKERGLISSWCPQEQVLNHPSVGGFLTHCGWNSTIESLTAGVPMLCWPFFADQQTNCFYTCSKWGIGMEISNDVNRDEVEKLVRELMEGEDGEKMKTKIMEWKQLAEEATAPDGSSFTNLDNLVNQILLWKR from the exons ATGGCTTCTACTAAGCCTCATGTTGTTTGTATTCCAGGTCCACCTCAAAGCCACGTAAAGGGTGTGCTGAAGTTTGCGAAACTCCTACACCATAGAGGTTGTTATATCACCTTTGTCAACACAGAGTTCAATCACAACTTCTTTCTGAAATCTTTAGGCCCTGACTCCTTAGATGGCGTCACTGATTTTCAGTTTGAAACTATTCCAAATGGCCTTCCAGATTCTGACGCTGATGACACCCAAGACATCAATTATTTGCTTTGTGAAACCAGGATGAAATATTGCTTGGCTCCTTTTCGTGACCTCCTCGTAAAACTCAACAATTCTAATACTAATCCTCCAGTGACTTGCATTGTTTCAGATGGTTTCATGTCATTGTTTACCATTACAGCCGCTGAAGAAATTGGAGCCCCCATTGTAGTCTTCAATACTATTGCTGCATCCTCTTACATGGGGTTCAAACAATTTCGGACTTTGGTCCAAAAAGGGCTTGCACCATTAAAAG ATGAGAGCTGTCTCACAAATGGTTTCCTGGACAAAGTAATAGATTGGATTCCCGGAATGAAAGATATTCGTTTAAAAGatctcccttccttttttcGAACTACAGATCCAAATGACACGATGTTTAACTTCATCATGGAAGCAACGGACAAAGTTCATAAAGCTGATGCATTCGTATTTCTTACATTTGATGCGTTAGAACAAGATGTTTTGGACGCTATGTCATCTATGTTTGATCAGTCACTTGTTTATGCAATTGGCCCTCTCGAATTACTTCTCAGTCAGATTCCGGATGGCCCTTTGAAGCAAATCGGATACAGCCCGTGGAAAGAAGACATTGAGTGCTTAGAATGGCTGGAGAACAAGGCGCCAAATTCTGTTGTCTTTGTGAATTTTGGAAGCATAGCAGTCTTGACACCAAAACAGCTTGTAGAGTTTGGTTGGGGACTTGCAAATTCCAAGTTTCATTTCTTCTGGGTAATTAGGCCTGATCTTGTTATTGGTGAATCAGCTATTCTGCCGCCTGAGTTGGTAGCTGAAACTAAGGAAAGAGGCCTAATATCAAGTTGGTGCCCACAGGAGCAAGTCCTTAACCATCCATCAGTTGGTGGATTTTTAACACACTGCGGCTGGAATTCGACCATTGAGAGTCTGACGGCTGGAGTGCCTATGCTCTGTTGGCCATTCTTTGCTGACCAGCAAACAAACTGTTTCTATACTTGTAGCAAATGGGGCATTGGAATGGAGATTAGCAATGATGTCAACAGAGACGAAGTAGAGAAGCTTGTTAGAGAGTTAATGGAAGGAGAGGACGGtgagaaaatgaaaactaagatCATGGAGTGGAAGCAACTTGCGGAAGAAGCCACAGCTCCAGATGGTTCTTcattcacaaacctggacaatTTGGTGAATCAAATTCTGTTATGGAAAAGATGA
- the LOC112185354 gene encoding 7-deoxyloganetin glucosyltransferase isoform X2, which translates to MASTKPHVVCIPGPPQSHVKGVLKFAKLLHHRDGFMSLFTITAAEEIGAPIVVFNTIAASSYMGFKQFRTLVQKGLAPLKDESCLTNGFLDKVIDWIPGMKDIRLKDLPSFFRTTDPNDTMFNFIMEATDKVHKADAFVFLTFDALEQDVLDAMSSMFDQSLVYAIGPLELLLSQIPDGPLKQIGYSPWKEDIECLEWLENKAPNSVVFVNFGSIAVLTPKQLVEFGWGLANSKFHFFWVIRPDLVIGESAILPPELVAETKERGLISSWCPQEQVLNHPSVGGFLTHCGWNSTIESLTAGVPMLCWPFFADQQTNCFYTCSKWGIGMEISNDVNRDEVEKLVRELMEGEDGEKMKTKIMEWKQLAEEATAPDGSSFTNLDNLVNQILLWKR; encoded by the exons ATGGCTTCTACTAAGCCTCATGTTGTTTGTATTCCAGGTCCACCTCAAAGCCACGTAAAGGGTGTGCTGAAGTTTGCGAAACTCCTACACCATAGAG ATGGTTTCATGTCATTGTTTACCATTACAGCCGCTGAAGAAATTGGAGCCCCCATTGTAGTCTTCAATACTATTGCTGCATCCTCTTACATGGGGTTCAAACAATTTCGGACTTTGGTCCAAAAAGGGCTTGCACCATTAAAAG ATGAGAGCTGTCTCACAAATGGTTTCCTGGACAAAGTAATAGATTGGATTCCCGGAATGAAAGATATTCGTTTAAAAGatctcccttccttttttcGAACTACAGATCCAAATGACACGATGTTTAACTTCATCATGGAAGCAACGGACAAAGTTCATAAAGCTGATGCATTCGTATTTCTTACATTTGATGCGTTAGAACAAGATGTTTTGGACGCTATGTCATCTATGTTTGATCAGTCACTTGTTTATGCAATTGGCCCTCTCGAATTACTTCTCAGTCAGATTCCGGATGGCCCTTTGAAGCAAATCGGATACAGCCCGTGGAAAGAAGACATTGAGTGCTTAGAATGGCTGGAGAACAAGGCGCCAAATTCTGTTGTCTTTGTGAATTTTGGAAGCATAGCAGTCTTGACACCAAAACAGCTTGTAGAGTTTGGTTGGGGACTTGCAAATTCCAAGTTTCATTTCTTCTGGGTAATTAGGCCTGATCTTGTTATTGGTGAATCAGCTATTCTGCCGCCTGAGTTGGTAGCTGAAACTAAGGAAAGAGGCCTAATATCAAGTTGGTGCCCACAGGAGCAAGTCCTTAACCATCCATCAGTTGGTGGATTTTTAACACACTGCGGCTGGAATTCGACCATTGAGAGTCTGACGGCTGGAGTGCCTATGCTCTGTTGGCCATTCTTTGCTGACCAGCAAACAAACTGTTTCTATACTTGTAGCAAATGGGGCATTGGAATGGAGATTAGCAATGATGTCAACAGAGACGAAGTAGAGAAGCTTGTTAGAGAGTTAATGGAAGGAGAGGACGGtgagaaaatgaaaactaagatCATGGAGTGGAAGCAACTTGCGGAAGAAGCCACAGCTCCAGATGGTTCTTcattcacaaacctggacaatTTGGTGAATCAAATTCTGTTATGGAAAAGATGA
- the LOC112185355 gene encoding probable carboxylesterase 18, giving the protein MTTPSQSQQSTPSFWALLPWRTWISLSLLSKLTDDARRPNDTINRRLMSFLDLRSSATPSAPYKGVTTSDVTVNQTRNLWFRFFVPSTTSSSPASLPVVVFFHCSGFSFLSPDSYSYDSVCRKFAREIPAVVVSVNYRLSSEHGYPCQYDDGLDVLKFLDQNPDSLPDLADCSRCFLAGDSAGANIAHHVAVRACRELFRVVKPIGLISIQQFFGGEEWTEYEIRLEGAPLVSVARTDWLWKAFLPQNPETRWLG; this is encoded by the coding sequence ATGACGACGCCGTCTCAGTCCCAACAATCCACTCCCTCCTTCTGGGCTTTGCTCCCTTGGAGGACCTGGATCTCCTTATCGCTTCTGTCAAAGTTAACGGACGACGCTCGCCGACCAAACGACACCATCAACCGCCGTCTCATGAGCTTCCTCGACTTACGCTCCTCCGCCACTCCCTCAGCTCCCTACAAAGGCGTCACCACCTCCGACGTCACCGTCAACCAAACCCGCAACCTCTGGTTCCGCTTCTTCGTCCCTTCTACGACGTCGTCTTCCCCCGCCTCTTTACCTGTCGTCGTTTTCTTCCACTGCAGCGGCTTCAGCTTTCTCAGCCCCGACTCCTACTCCTACGACTCCGTCTGCCGCAAATTCGCCCGCGAAATCCCCGCCGTCGTAGTCTCAGTCAACTACCGCCTCTCCTCGGAGCACGGCTACCCCTGCCAGTACGACGACGGCCTCGACGTCCTCAAATTCCTCGACCAAAACCCCGACTCCCTCCCCGACCTCGCTGACTGCTCCCGCTGCTTCCTCGCCGGAGACAGCGCCGGCGCGAACATTGCCCACCACGTGGCGGTGCGAGCCTGCCGCGAGCTGTTTCGGGTCGTGAAACCAATCGGGTTGATATCGATCCAACAGTTCTTCGGCGGCGAGGAATGGACCGAGTACGAGATCCGACTCGAGGGCGCGCCGCTGGTGTCAGTGGCCCGAACCGATTGGCTGTGGAAGGCTTTCTTgccacaaaacccagaaacccggTGGCTTGGTTGA